From a single Populus trichocarpa isolate Nisqually-1 chromosome 17, P.trichocarpa_v4.1, whole genome shotgun sequence genomic region:
- the LOC18108768 gene encoding uncharacterized protein LOC18108768 — MPGNQQHLLRLVLSCRKITAQVTNPTTSTIIAMASSAEQESFLSHYRNTTLSRFPRQSWDSKAASRVGEKLGFRLKGIGVSNIYIDLNEELSRSIHYRKRVLPLFDSVKRVGIVVDGAEKLGEIGHV, encoded by the coding sequence atgccAGGGAATCAGCAACATCTCCTTCGGCTAGTCCTGTCCTGCCGGAAAATAACAGCACAGGTAACAAATCCGACGACTTCCACAATAATCGCCATGGCTTCCTCCGCTGAGCAAGAATCCTTCCTCTCTCACTACCGCAACACCACTCTCTCTCGCTTCCCTCGCCAATCCTGGGACTCAAAAGCGGCGTCGCGCGTCGGGGAGAAATTAGGTTTTAGATTAAAGGGAATTGGTGTTAGTAACATCTATATTGATTTAAACGAAGAGTTGTCAAGGTCGATTCATTATAGAAAGCGTGTGTTACCGTTGTTTGATTCGGTGAAACGCGTTGGCATTGTAGTTGATGGAGCTGAGAAGCTGGGAGAGATCGGTCATGTTTGA
- the LOC18106924 gene encoding (S)-8-oxocitronellyl enol synthase CYC2 — MKKENSSDASVALIVGITGLAGFSLAEALQKPTTPGRPWKVYGIARRPLPIWFPAFLVDGFISLDALDCADTANKLSPVAHEITHVFWVSMQHHGNEEVNISMNSTMLANVLNALKSTAPSRLRHVTLLTGTKHYMGPIFDPSLRGQLVHQEPPFKEDLGRLPYPNFYYALEDLVASYLPSITHSVHRSSIIIGASSRSLNNTLLTLSVYATICRYQGLPFRYPGNKYTWEHFCDVSDARMLAEQQIWAAVTEGAKNQAFNCTNGDVFTWKSLWGVLCEVFDVEFVAFEENEEKFDWLGMIKGKGKVWDEIVEKFGLFETKMEDITCFEALNVGLHFGFQHVCSMNKSRESGFLGFADTLKSIPMWVGRLRDMKIIP, encoded by the coding sequence ATGAAGAAAGAAAACTCTTCAGATGCATCAGTTGCCCTGATTGTGGGTATAACTGGCCTGGCAGGATTTAGCTTGGCTGAGGCTCTACAGAAGCCAACAACTCCAGGCAGGCCGTGGAAGGTGTATGGCATAGCGAGGCGTCCCTTGCCAATATGGTTTCCCGCTTTCTTGGTCGACGGTTTCATATCTCTTGATGCCTTAGACTGTGCCGATACAGCAAACAAACTCTCACCTGTGGCCCATGAGATCACCCACGTCTTCTGGGTTTCCATGCAACACCATGGAAATGAAGAAGTAAACATCTCCATGAACTCCACCATGCTAGCCAACGTGCTTAATGCACTCAAATCCACTGCCCCTTCAAGGCTCAGACATGTCACTTTGCTAACCGGAACCAAACACTACATGGGTCCGATATTTGACCCTTCACTTAGAGGCCAGCTTGTCCATCAGGAGCCACCTTTCAAAGAGGACCTAGGCAGACTTCCCTACCCCAATTTCTATTATGCCTTAGAAGACTTGGTTGCCTCCTATTTGCCTTCCATTACACACTCAGTTCATCGCTCATCAATAATAATAGGTGCATCTTCAAGAAGTCTGAATAACACACTGCTTACTCTATCTGTTTATGCTACAATTTGTCGATACCAGGGGTTACCATTTCGATACCCTGGGAACAAATATACATGGGAGCACTTCTGTGACGTGTCTGATGCAAGGATGCTAGCTGAGCAACAAATATGGGCAGCAGTGACTGAGGGGGCTAAGAATCAAGCCTTCAATTGCACAAACGGTGATGTTTTTACGTGGAAGAGTTTATGGGGAGTCCTGTGTGAGGTCTTTGATGTTGAGTTTGTGGCCTTTGAAGAGAATGAGGAGAAGTTTGATTGGCTGGGGATGATAAAGGGTAAAGGCAAAGTGTGGGATGAGATTGTTGAGAAATTCGGGCTGTTTGAGACTAAGATGGAAGATATTACTTGTTTTGAAGCACTTAATGTGGGTTTGCATTTTGGGTTTCAACATGTCTGTAGCATGAACAAGAGTAGAGAATCTGGGTTTCTAGGGTTTGCTGATACACTAAAGAGTATTCCAATGTGGGTGGGGAGACTGAGGGACATGAAAATCATACCATGA
- the LOC18106925 gene encoding 3-oxo-Delta(4,5)-steroid 5-beta-reductase, whose protein sequence is MEKEKSPDILVALIVGVTGMVGFSLAEALKQPTTQGSPWKVYGVARRPLPSWFPSSLIDCFLSLDALDHEDTKNKLFPVAHEITHVFWISRKLRDSEEVNISMNSTMLANVLNALKSAFPSRLRHVTLLTGTKHYMGPIFDPSLRGQLVHQEPPFKEDLGRLPYPNFYYALEDLVVSYLPSITHSVHRSSIIIGASSRSLNNTLLTLSVYATICRYQGLPFLYPGNKYIWEHFCDMSDARVLAEQQIWAAVTEGAKNQAFNCTNGDVFTWKSLWGVLCEVFDVEFVAYEENDEKFDCLAMMKGKGKVWDEIVEKYGLFETKMEDITCFEALNVVLHFGFQHVCSMNKSRESGFQGFADTLKSIPMWVGRLRDMKIIP, encoded by the coding sequence ATGGAGAAAGAAAAATCTCCAGATATATTAGTTGCCCTGATTGTGGGCGTCACTGGCATGGTAGGATTTAGCTTAGCAGAGGCTCTAAAGCAGCCAACAACTCAAGGTAGCCCATGGAAAGTGTATGGCGTAGCAAGGCGTCCCTTGCCAAGTTGGTTTCCCTCTTCCTTGATCGACTGTTTCCTATCTCTCGATGCCTTAGACCATGAAGATACTAAAAACAAACTCTTTCCTGTAGCCCATGAAATCACCCATGTCTTCTGGATTTCCAGAAAACTTCGCGACAGTGAAGAAGTAAACATCTCCATGAACTCCACCATGCTAGCAAACGTGCTTAATGCACTCAAATCCGCTTTCCCTTCAAGGCTCAGACATGTCACTTTGCTAACCGGAACCAAACACTACATGGGTCCAATATTTGACCCTTCACTTAGAGGCCAGCTTGTCCATCAGGAGCCACCTTTCAAGGAGGACCTAGGCAGACTTCCCTACCCCAATTTCTACTATGCCTTAGAAGACTTGGTTGTCTCCTATTTGCCTTCAATTACACACTCAGTTCATCGCTCATCAATAATAATAGGTGCATCTTCAAGAAGTCTGAATAACACACTGCTTACTCTATCAGTTTATGCTACAATTTGTCGATACCAGGGGTTACCATTTCTATACCCTGGGAACAAATACATATGGGAGCACTTCTGCGACATGTCTGATGCAAGGGTACTGGCTGAGCAACAAATATGGGCAGCAGTGACTGAGGGAGCTAAGAATCAAGCCTTCAATTGCACAAATGGTGATGTTTTTACGTGGAAGAGTTTATGGGGAGTCCTGTGTGAGGTCTTTGATGTTGAGTTTGTGGCCTATGAAGAGAATGATGAGAAGTTTGATTGCTTAGCGATGATGAAGGGTAAAGGAAAAGTGTGGGATGAGATTGTTGAGAAATACGGGCTGTTTGAGACTAAGATGGAAGATATTACTTGTTTTGAAGCACTTAATGTGGTTTTGCATTTTGGGTTTCAACATGTCTGTAGCATGAATAAAAGTAGAGAATCTGGGTTTCAAGGGTTTGCTGATACACTAAAGAGCATTCCGATGTGGGTGGGGAGACTGAGGGACATGAAAATCATACCGTGA